Part of the Mycolicibacterium thermoresistibile genome, CGTCGCGGTCGTTGATGTCGCGGTCGAGGTCTTTGAGGATGCGCACCACACCCGACGAGGACGTCGACGATCCGTACGAGCTCACCGCCATGAACTCCAGCTGGGTCGGCAGCGGGATGGCCCGGGCCAGGTCGGTGACGAACATGACGGCGCCCTTGAGCACCGTGACGAGCAGCAGGTCCTCACCGGCCGGGAGCCGGCCGCAGTAGTCTTCACCGATCTTGGCCGCCAACTCGGCGGTGCGGGTCTGAATCTGCTCCTCGGACAGCAGAACGGATTTGATGTCACCCGAGTACAGCTCGCCAGCCACGCTCACAGCGTGCCATGGTCGCCGCGGCCGATTCCACACCGGGTTTGGCCGCACCGGCCGGCCGTGGGTGATATACGGGACGGCTAGACGGGTTCGCGGTGCAGCCGCAGCACCCCGTCGCGGCGGGCGGCGATCAGCCGTTGCCGGCGCAGCGGAGATCCGACCGCCACCCC contains:
- the hpt gene encoding hypoxanthine phosphoribosyltransferase, with the protein product MAGELYSGDIKSVLLSEEQIQTRTAELAAKIGEDYCGRLPAGEDLLLVTVLKGAVMFVTDLARAIPLPTQLEFMAVSSYGSSTSSSGVVRILKDLDRDINDRDVLIVEDIVDSGLTLSWLSRNLATRNPRSLQVCTLLRKPDAVRADVDISYVGFDIPNEFVVGYGLDYAERYRDLPYIGTLDPKVYEQH